In one Balaenoptera ricei isolate mBalRic1 chromosome 20, mBalRic1.hap2, whole genome shotgun sequence genomic region, the following are encoded:
- the WDR81 gene encoding WD repeat-containing protein 81 isoform X3 produces the protein MVRWLSAKLGPTVASRHVARNLLRLLTSCYVGPTRQQFTVSSGESPPLSVGNIYQKRPILGDIVSGPVLSCLLHVAHLYGEPVLTYQYLPYISYLVAPGSTSGPSRLNSRKEAGLLAAVTLTQKIIVYLSDTTLMDILPRISHEVLLPVLSFLTSLVTGFPSGAQARTVLCMKTISLIALICLRIGQEMVQQHLSEPVATFFQIFSQLHELQHQDLKLESVGRSEGQLPKVAFSDGQLRPVDPTLLDELQKVFTLEMAYTIYVPFSCLLGDIIRKIIPNHELVGELAGLYLESISPSNCSPASVEPTAPSTGPECDPQGGGCPQDDGHSGTFGSVLVGNRIQIPDDSQPESPGPLGPISGVGGGDLGRQSEDNALKRELPRSAHGLSGNWLAYWQYEIGVNQQDAHFHFHQIRLQSFPGHSGAVKCVVPLSSEDFFLSGSKDRTVRLWPLYNSGDGTSETASRLVYAQHRKSVFFVGQLEAPQCVVSCDGAVHVWDPFTGKTLRMVEPSDSRVPLTAVAVMPAPHTSITMASSDSTLRFVDCRKPGLQHEFRLSSGLNPGLVRSLAVSPSGRSVVAGFSSGFMVLLDTRTGLVLRGWPAHEGDILQIKAVEGSVLVSSSSDHSLTVWKELEQKPTHHYKSTSDPIHTFDLYGSEVVTGTMANKIGVCSLLEPPSQATTKLSSENFRGTLTSLALLPTKRHLLLGSDNGVIRLLA, from the exons ATGGTCCGCTGGCTGTCCGCCAAGCTCGGCCCCACCGTGGCCTCTCGCCACGTGGCCCGGAACCTGCTCCGCCTGCTGACGTCGTGTTATGTTG GGCCCACCCGGCAGCAGTTCACCGTGAGCAGTGGCGAGAGCCCTCCGCTGAGTGTGGGCAACATCTACCAGAAGAGACCAATATTGGGCGATATAGTATCGGGACCCGTGCTCAGCTGCCTCCTCCACGTCGCCCACCTGTACGGGGAGCCTGTCCTCACCTACCAGTACCTGCCCTACATCAGCTACCTG GTGGCCCCGGGTAGTACCTCAGGCCCCAGTCGACTGAACAGCCGCAAGGAGGCGGGGCTGCTGGCAGCGGTGACTCTGACCCAGAAGATCATCGTGTACCTCTCAGACACCACCCTCATGGACATCCTGCCCCGTATCAGCCACGAGGTCTTGCTGCCCGTGCTCAGCTTCCTCACTTCCCTCGTCACGGG GTTCCCAAGTGGAGCCCAGGCCCGGACTGTCCTGTGTATGAAAACCATTAGCCTCATCGCCCTCATCTGCCTGCGCATCGGACAGGAGATGGTCCAGCAGCACCTGAGCGAGCCCGTGGCCACCTTCTTTCAAATCTTCTCTCAGCTGCATGAGCTTCAGCACCAG GATCTGAAGCTGGAGTCCGTGGGCCGCAGTGAGGGCCAGCTGCCAAAGGTGGCCTTCTCCGATGGGCAGCTGCGGCCTGTGGACCCCACCCTGCTGGATGAGCTGCAGAAAGTGTTCACCTTGGAGATGGCGTATACAATCTACGTGCCCTTCTCCTGCCTGTTGG GTGACATCATCCGGAAAATCATCCCCAACCACGAGCTGGTGGGGGAGCTGGCGGGACTGTATCTGGAGAGCATCAGCCCAAGCAATTGCAGCCCTGCCAGCGTGGAGCCCACCGCACCCAGCACCGGCCCTGAGTGCGACCCCCAGGGTGGGGGCTGCCCCCAGGATGACGGCCACTCGGGGACCTTTGGGAGCGTCCTGGTCGGCAACCGCATCCAGATCCCTGATGACTCCCAGCCTGAGAGCCCCGGCCCGCTGGGCCCCATCTCCGGGGTGGGTGGCGGGGACCTCGGCAGGCAGAGCGAGGACAACGCGCTGAAGCGGGAGCTGCCGCGGAGCGCGCACGGGCTGAGTGGGAACTGGCTGGCGTACTGGCAGTACGAGATCGGCGTGAACCAGCAGGACGCCCACTTTCACTTCCACCAGATCCGCCTGCAGAGCTTCCCCGGCCACTCAGGGGCTGTCAAGTGTGTGGTGCCCCTGAGCAGCGAGGACTTCTTCCTGAGTGGCAGCAAGGACCGCACTGTGCGCCTCTGGCCCCTCTACAACTCTGGGGACGGCACCAGTGAGACAGCCTCACGCCTTGTCTATGCCCAGCACCGCAAGAGTGTCTTCTTTGTGGGCCAGCTTGAGGCCCCGCAGTGTGTGGTGAGCTGTGACGGGGCTGTGCACGTCTGGGACCCCTTCACAG GGAAGACCCTTCGCATGGTGGAGCCGTCGGATAGCCGGGTGCCCCTGACCGCTGTGGCTGTCATGCCCGCCCCCCACACCAGCATCACCATGGCCAGCTCTGACTCGACCCTGCGCTTTGTAGACTGCCGGAAGCCTGGCCTGCAG CATGAGTTCCGCCTGAGCAGCGGGCTGAACCCTGGACTCGTCCGCTCCCTGGCTGTCAGCCCCAGCGGCCGGAGTGTGGTGGCCGGCTTCTCCTCGGGCTTCATGGTGCTCCTGGACACCCGTACGGGCCTGGTTCTGCGTGGCTGGCCTGCCCATGAAGGGGACATCCTGCAGATCAAG GCGGTGGAGGGCAGTGTCCTGGTCAGCTCTTCCTCTGACCACTCCTTGACTGTCTGGAAggagctggagcagaagcccacaCATCACTACAAGTCAACATCCGATCCTATCCACACCTTCGACTTGTACGGCAGCGAGGTGGTAACCGGCACCATGGCCAACAAGATCGGCGTCTGCTCCCTGCTTGAGCCGCCTTCCCAGGCCACCACCAAGCTCAGCTCCGAGAACTTCCGTGGCACGCTCACCAGCCTGGCCTTGCTGCCCACCAAACGCCACCTCCTGCTGGGCTCAGACAACGGGGTCATCCGCCTCCTGGCATAG